A single window of Kitasatospora sp. HUAS MG31 DNA harbors:
- the dpgB gene encoding enoyl-CoA-hydratase DpgB, which translates to MSVSELLPERTDSTGIHVLIDCSEPLTERFIGQLVKVCDELEDAKEPTFAVLHVEGAEGVRELPWPGEVGIHLINKWERALRRLERSPAGVIAVASGDCAGPALDVLLAADHRIVTADLKLSPAVTSGRLWPGMAVHRLVQQLGVARARRLVLFGTEVLAREGIELGLFDRVVADRSGISDAVQSAADLLSGLVGSELAIRRRLLLDATATGYEESLGAHLAACDRMLRNQFADRA; encoded by the coding sequence ATGTCCGTCAGCGAACTGCTCCCCGAGCGCACCGATTCCACCGGGATCCACGTCCTGATCGACTGCTCCGAGCCGCTGACCGAGCGGTTCATCGGGCAGCTGGTCAAGGTCTGCGACGAGCTGGAGGACGCGAAGGAGCCGACCTTCGCGGTGCTGCACGTCGAGGGCGCGGAGGGCGTCCGCGAGCTGCCCTGGCCCGGCGAGGTCGGCATCCACCTGATCAACAAGTGGGAGCGGGCGCTGCGCCGCCTGGAGCGCTCCCCGGCCGGGGTGATCGCGGTCGCCAGCGGCGACTGCGCCGGCCCCGCGCTGGACGTGCTGCTGGCCGCCGACCACCGGATCGTCACCGCCGACCTGAAGCTCAGCCCGGCCGTCACCTCCGGCCGGCTCTGGCCGGGCATGGCCGTGCACCGCCTGGTCCAGCAGCTCGGCGTGGCCCGCGCCCGCCGACTGGTCCTGTTCGGCACCGAGGTCCTGGCCCGGGAGGGGATCGAGTTGGGTCTGTTCGACCGCGTGGTGGCCGACCGCTCCGGCATCAGCGACGCCGTGCAGAGCGCCGCCGACCTGCTCAGCGGCCTGGTCGGCAGCGAGCTGGCGATCCGCCGCCGGCTGCTCCTGGACGCCACCGCCACCGGCTACGAGGAGTCCCTCGGCGCCCACCTGGCCGCCTGCGACCGGATGCTCCGCAACCAGTTCGCCGACCGCGCCTGA
- the dpgA gene encoding 3,5-dihydroxyphenylacetyl-CoA synthase DpgA: MDVSPLAKRNRVFPRVVGIATATPPNSYSQRELLDIFGITDQRIRSLFMNSAIDRRFLTLPPEEEDGGGRRMETQGELLRKHRASSVEMGARAVREVVARTGFDLSEIGYICCVTTTGLLTPGLSAHLIKELGLSVHTSRLDVVGMGCNAGLNGLNAVAGWAGAHPGRPALMVCVETCSAAYVFDGTMRTAVVNSLFGDGAAAVVLMADPVGLLDLPESGIRAEGPTILKFSSCIIPDAIDAMRYDWDDDQGKFSFFLDRDVPYVVGAHAELIIDRLLANTGVRRSDVAHWIIHSGGKKVIDSVQINLGLTRHDVRHTTGVLRDYGNLSSGSFLFSYERLMAEGLVNAGDYGVLMTMGPGSTIETALVRY; this comes from the coding sequence ATGGACGTGTCACCGCTCGCGAAACGGAACAGGGTCTTTCCCCGGGTCGTCGGCATCGCCACCGCGACACCGCCGAACTCCTATTCACAGCGCGAACTTCTCGACATATTCGGGATAACGGACCAGCGCATTCGATCGCTCTTCATGAACAGCGCGATCGACCGCCGCTTCCTGACCCTCCCGCCCGAGGAGGAGGACGGCGGCGGGCGGCGGATGGAGACCCAGGGCGAACTGCTGCGCAAGCACCGGGCGTCGAGCGTGGAGATGGGTGCCAGGGCGGTGCGCGAGGTGGTCGCGCGCACCGGCTTCGACCTCTCCGAGATCGGCTACATCTGCTGCGTCACCACCACCGGTCTGCTCACCCCCGGGCTCTCCGCGCACCTGATCAAGGAGCTCGGCCTGAGCGTCCACACCAGCCGGCTCGACGTGGTCGGCATGGGGTGCAACGCCGGGCTCAACGGCCTGAACGCGGTGGCCGGCTGGGCCGGCGCCCACCCGGGCCGGCCGGCCCTGATGGTGTGCGTGGAGACCTGCTCGGCCGCGTACGTCTTCGACGGCACCATGCGCACCGCCGTGGTCAACAGCCTGTTCGGCGACGGCGCCGCGGCGGTGGTCCTGATGGCCGACCCGGTCGGCCTGCTGGACCTGCCGGAGAGCGGGATCCGGGCCGAGGGCCCGACCATCCTCAAGTTCTCCAGCTGCATCATCCCGGACGCCATCGACGCCATGCGCTACGACTGGGACGACGACCAGGGCAAGTTCAGCTTCTTCCTGGACCGCGACGTGCCGTACGTGGTCGGCGCGCACGCCGAGCTCATCATCGACCGGCTGCTCGCCAACACCGGGGTGCGGCGCAGCGACGTCGCCCACTGGATCATCCACTCCGGCGGCAAGAAGGTCATCGACTCGGTCCAGATCAACCTCGGGCTGACCCGGCACGACGTCCGGCACACCACCGGCGTGCTGCGGGACTACGGAAACCTCTCCAGCGGCTCCTTCCTGTTCTCCTACGAACGTCTGATGGCCGAGGGGCTCGTCAACGCGGGCGACTACGGCGTCCTCATGACGATGGGCCCCGGCTCGACCATCGAGACGGCACTCGTCCGGTACTGA
- a CDS encoding helix-turn-helix transcriptional regulator — MMLVERDEHLALLAGLLLEAVQGRGRIAVVSGPAAVGKSALLEEFTERALDEGALPLTAVGAAAETAMPLGVMGQLLRGAPVPAEQRTAVRELLAAGPGAGPHAAQEFTGLLLELAERQPLALVVDDVQHADEQSLACLSYLTRRLRGSRVMAAFGHAGPPAHRTADFHLELLRRPNCRSLVLPLLTPGGVDTMAAERLGREAADRLAAECHRISGGNPVLVGALLDGEHAARRAGAAEDGDLTVGDGYGQAVRALLHRGDPALVPLAQGLAVLGSTGAVDRLLGLDGAEVARGLRELEAAGLLAGGDFRHQVARAAVLLEVDAERRAELHRRAAELLHAGGGAAAAVAEHLLAAGQVAEPWAVPVLEEAATLALAEGRVGPAVEYLRMACRICEDEPRLARIRTALVRAEWRINPSAPTPHLAELTEALHRGHLRPADGLVLAKALLWHGRFEDARNVLTALDLDGKLDDPETAAELRTTRPWLRCWYAPFLDHIPAAEEPAAGPRPGPSTAVSWRLEAATALDAVLSRGPSEQVVAEAERILRTSRLDEMGMDTVESALLALTYGDRADRAAPWCDGLIEEAITRQSPGRQARLATIRAEISVRQGDLPGAERYARQALEIIPASSWGVAVGGSLASLLTALTAMGRYDEAAEQLNLPVPEAMLQSRYGLHYLQARGRYELSTGHLDAALGDFLACGDLMGRWGLDVPGLIAWRGDAAEAMLQLGDREEARRLLEEQLGLFGPAAPRARGVAMRQLAATYELRQRPALLRKAADILQEAGDRYELARALSDLARAYHDLGELRRARLTARRAWTLAEECRAQPLTRVLGVEFGWNSGEQPERESSPAAADVVLSDAERRVAELAAHGYTNREIAKRLYVTVSTVEQHLTRAYRKLNVGSRVDLPTAMAALTRVG; from the coding sequence ATGATGCTGGTCGAGAGAGATGAGCACCTGGCCCTGCTGGCCGGTCTGCTGCTCGAAGCCGTCCAGGGCCGCGGCCGGATCGCCGTGGTGAGCGGCCCCGCCGCCGTGGGGAAGAGCGCCCTGCTGGAGGAGTTCACCGAGCGGGCGCTGGACGAGGGCGCGCTGCCGCTGACCGCGGTCGGCGCCGCCGCCGAGACCGCGATGCCGCTCGGGGTGATGGGCCAGCTGCTGCGCGGCGCCCCCGTCCCGGCCGAGCAGCGGACCGCCGTCCGCGAGCTGCTGGCCGCCGGGCCCGGCGCAGGACCGCACGCCGCCCAGGAGTTCACCGGCCTGCTGCTGGAACTCGCCGAACGGCAGCCGCTGGCCCTGGTGGTGGACGACGTCCAGCACGCCGACGAACAGTCGCTGGCCTGCCTCTCGTACCTCACCCGCCGGCTGCGCGGCTCCCGCGTCATGGCCGCCTTCGGCCACGCCGGACCGCCGGCCCACCGGACCGCCGACTTCCACCTGGAACTGCTCCGCCGCCCCAACTGCCGCAGCCTGGTGCTCCCGCTGCTCACCCCCGGCGGCGTGGACACGATGGCCGCCGAGCGGCTCGGCCGGGAGGCCGCCGACCGGCTCGCCGCCGAGTGCCACCGGATCAGCGGCGGCAACCCCGTGCTGGTCGGCGCCCTGCTCGACGGCGAACACGCCGCCCGCCGCGCCGGAGCCGCCGAGGACGGCGACCTCACCGTCGGCGACGGCTACGGCCAGGCCGTCCGCGCCCTGCTGCACCGCGGCGACCCCGCACTGGTGCCGCTCGCCCAGGGCCTCGCCGTGCTCGGCTCCACCGGCGCGGTGGACCGGCTGCTCGGCCTGGACGGCGCCGAGGTCGCCCGCGGCCTGCGCGAGCTGGAGGCCGCCGGCCTGCTGGCCGGCGGCGACTTCCGCCACCAGGTCGCCCGGGCCGCCGTCCTGCTGGAGGTGGACGCCGAGCGCCGCGCCGAACTGCACCGCCGCGCCGCCGAGTTGCTCCACGCCGGCGGCGGCGCCGCGGCCGCCGTGGCCGAGCACCTGCTGGCCGCCGGACAGGTCGCCGAACCCTGGGCCGTCCCGGTCCTGGAGGAGGCCGCCACCCTCGCCCTGGCCGAGGGCCGGGTCGGCCCCGCCGTCGAGTACCTGCGGATGGCCTGCCGGATCTGCGAGGACGAGCCGCGGCTCGCCCGGATCCGGACCGCCCTGGTCCGCGCCGAGTGGCGGATCAACCCCAGCGCCCCCACCCCGCACCTGGCCGAGCTCACCGAGGCCCTGCACCGCGGCCACCTCCGCCCCGCCGACGGCCTGGTGCTCGCCAAGGCCCTGCTCTGGCACGGCCGGTTCGAGGACGCCCGCAACGTGCTCACCGCCCTCGACCTGGACGGCAAGCTCGACGACCCGGAGACCGCCGCCGAACTGCGTACCACCCGCCCCTGGCTGCGCTGCTGGTACGCCCCGTTCCTCGACCACATCCCCGCCGCCGAGGAGCCGGCCGCCGGCCCGCGCCCCGGCCCGTCCACCGCGGTCAGCTGGCGGCTGGAGGCGGCCACCGCCCTGGACGCGGTGCTCAGCCGCGGCCCCTCCGAGCAGGTGGTCGCCGAGGCCGAGCGGATCCTGCGCACCTCCCGGCTGGACGAGATGGGCATGGACACCGTGGAGTCGGCGCTGCTCGCGCTCACCTACGGCGACCGCGCCGACCGGGCCGCGCCCTGGTGCGACGGCCTGATCGAGGAGGCCATCACCCGTCAGTCCCCGGGCCGCCAGGCCCGGCTGGCCACCATCCGGGCCGAGATCAGCGTCCGCCAGGGCGACCTGCCCGGCGCCGAGCGGTACGCCCGCCAGGCGCTGGAGATCATCCCGGCCAGCAGCTGGGGCGTGGCGGTCGGCGGTTCGCTGGCCAGCCTGCTCACCGCGCTCACCGCGATGGGCCGCTACGACGAGGCCGCCGAGCAGCTCAACCTGCCCGTCCCCGAGGCGATGCTGCAGAGCCGGTACGGCCTGCACTACCTCCAGGCCCGCGGCCGGTACGAGCTGTCCACCGGCCACCTGGACGCCGCCCTCGGCGACTTCCTCGCCTGCGGCGACCTGATGGGCCGCTGGGGCCTGGACGTCCCCGGGCTGATCGCCTGGCGCGGCGACGCCGCCGAGGCGATGCTCCAGCTCGGCGACCGCGAGGAGGCCCGCCGCCTGCTGGAGGAGCAGCTCGGCCTGTTCGGCCCGGCCGCCCCGCGCGCCCGCGGCGTGGCGATGCGCCAGCTCGCCGCCACCTACGAGCTGCGCCAGCGCCCGGCGCTGCTGCGCAAGGCGGCGGACATCCTGCAGGAGGCCGGCGACCGGTACGAGCTGGCCCGGGCACTGTCCGACCTGGCCCGCGCCTACCACGACCTGGGCGAGCTGCGCCGGGCCCGGCTGACCGCCCGCCGCGCCTGGACCCTGGCCGAGGAGTGCCGGGCCCAGCCGCTCACCCGGGTGCTCGGCGTGGAGTTCGGCTGGAACAGCGGCGAGCAGCCCGAGCGGGAGAGCTCGCCGGCCGCGGCCGACGTGGTGCTCAGCGACGCCGAGCGCCGGGTGGCCGAGCTTGCCGCGCACGGCTACACCAACCGGGAGATCGCCAAGCGGCTGTACGTCACGGTCAGCACGGTGGAGCAGCACCTCACCCGGGCCTACCGGAAGCTGAACGTCGGCTCCCGGGTCGACCTGCCCACGGCGATGGCCGCGCTGACCCGGGTGGGCTGA
- a CDS encoding 2-isopropylmalate synthase encodes MKADRLPHRYQAFVPMTLPDRTWPDKTLTAAPRWLSTDLRDGNQALVNPMTPARKLAMFDLLVDMGYKEIEVGFPVASQDDHDFVRLLIEQDRIPEDVRISVLVQARDELIRRTAESLRGARSATIHVYNATAPLFRDVVFGISRQECVDLAVRGTESMLRHSERLLADCDLGYQYSPELFNETEPEFAVEVCEAVMDRWEPGPGREIVLNFPATVERSTPNVFADQIEWLDRTLSRPAWRCLSIHPHNDRGTGVAATELALLAGAKRVEGCLFGGGERAGNVCLVTLGLNMLTHGVDPGIDFSDIDRVRRTVEYCSELPVSPRHPYGGELVYTAFSGSHQDAIKKGFAALEAQAAEAGESVRDRDWRMPYLPIDPEDVGRSYEAVVRINSQSGKGGVAYVMSAWHGLDLPRDLQIEFARTVQAVADATGAEITPDRVGRLFEQEYLSTADATKPLAVRHVPVLTELFVDGAGPLSADGAVRSGELDSLCTTLAPWGVLVTGLEHTGPAGKSQDPGREAAVYARCTFPDGPAWGFGRGPDLHAAAFSAVRAAAARAGETSPEPTGVPVAGPAAAERG; translated from the coding sequence GTGAAGGCTGACCGGCTGCCCCACCGCTACCAGGCGTTCGTTCCGATGACCCTGCCCGACCGCACCTGGCCGGACAAGACCCTCACCGCGGCGCCGCGCTGGCTCTCCACCGACCTGCGCGACGGGAACCAGGCGCTGGTCAACCCGATGACCCCGGCCCGCAAGCTGGCCATGTTCGACCTGCTGGTGGACATGGGCTACAAGGAGATCGAGGTCGGCTTCCCGGTGGCCAGCCAGGACGACCACGACTTCGTCCGCCTGCTGATCGAACAGGACCGGATCCCCGAGGACGTCCGGATCTCGGTGCTGGTGCAGGCCCGGGACGAGCTGATCCGGCGCACCGCGGAGAGCCTGCGCGGCGCCCGCAGCGCCACCATCCACGTCTACAACGCCACCGCCCCGCTCTTCCGCGACGTGGTGTTCGGGATCAGCCGCCAGGAGTGCGTGGACCTGGCCGTCCGCGGCACCGAGTCGATGCTGCGCCACTCCGAGCGGCTGCTGGCCGACTGCGACCTGGGCTACCAGTACTCCCCGGAGCTGTTCAACGAGACCGAGCCGGAGTTCGCGGTCGAGGTCTGCGAGGCGGTGATGGACCGCTGGGAGCCCGGCCCGGGCCGCGAGATCGTACTGAACTTCCCTGCCACGGTGGAGCGTTCGACGCCGAACGTGTTCGCCGACCAGATCGAGTGGCTGGACCGCACCCTCTCCCGCCCCGCCTGGCGCTGCCTGTCCATCCACCCGCACAACGACCGCGGCACCGGCGTCGCGGCCACCGAACTCGCCCTGCTGGCCGGCGCCAAGCGGGTGGAGGGCTGCCTGTTCGGCGGCGGCGAGCGGGCCGGCAACGTCTGCCTGGTCACCCTGGGCCTCAACATGCTGACCCACGGCGTCGACCCCGGCATCGACTTCTCCGACATCGACCGGGTCCGCCGGACCGTGGAGTACTGCTCCGAGCTGCCCGTCTCGCCCCGCCACCCGTACGGCGGCGAGCTGGTGTACACCGCCTTCTCCGGCTCGCACCAGGACGCCATCAAGAAGGGCTTCGCCGCGCTGGAGGCGCAGGCGGCCGAGGCCGGCGAGAGCGTCCGGGACCGGGACTGGCGGATGCCGTACCTGCCCATCGACCCGGAGGACGTGGGTCGCAGTTACGAGGCCGTGGTGCGGATCAACAGCCAGTCCGGCAAGGGCGGGGTGGCGTACGTGATGAGCGCCTGGCACGGCCTGGACCTGCCCCGCGACCTGCAGATCGAGTTCGCCCGCACCGTGCAGGCGGTGGCCGACGCCACCGGCGCCGAGATCACGCCCGACCGGGTCGGCCGGCTCTTCGAGCAGGAGTACCTCTCCACCGCGGACGCGACCAAGCCGCTGGCCGTCCGGCACGTCCCGGTCCTCACCGAGCTGTTCGTGGACGGCGCCGGACCGCTCAGCGCGGACGGCGCGGTCCGCTCCGGCGAGCTGGACAGCCTCTGCACCACCCTGGCGCCCTGGGGCGTCCTGGTGACCGGACTGGAGCACACCGGCCCGGCCGGCAAGTCCCAGGACCCCGGCCGCGAGGCCGCCGTCTACGCCCGCTGCACCTTCCCGGACGGGCCCGCCTGGGGCTTCGGCCGCGGACCCGACCTGCACGCCGCCGCGTTCTCCGCGGTCCGTGCCGCCGCCGCCCGGGCCGGCGAGACCTCGCCCGAGCCCACCGGGGTCCCGGTCGCCGGGCCCGCCGCCGCCGAGCGCGGCTGA
- a CDS encoding UbiA family prenyltransferase yields the protein MAPRIRQTVWNCVREARPSVQVAFLLRYLAGAVLGHPGGFLNPGRVAVGATGWLLATTAIYLFNGVADRPEDVRNGSTRPIASGLLAVRTALTAAVALGAAGLACSLALGPGPAALLALHLLLGYAYSGPPFPLKRTYYTCTATGLAAGLNTYLAGFLAGGHRLDGSLLVFAGMMTLWMGGVGGVAKEFSDIEGDRSAGRMTWPIVFGVDGATRLLRLLAVGVALAFGAFAGLFSTRLLWCAATVLVGALAVLVTSEGLRGRVGRSRRRRPYVAFMWTQHATHLVLGLTVLAVPLS from the coding sequence GTGGCACCGCGCATCCGACAGACCGTCTGGAACTGCGTCCGCGAGGCCCGGCCGAGTGTGCAGGTCGCCTTCCTGCTCAGATATCTGGCCGGCGCCGTGCTCGGCCACCCGGGCGGCTTCCTGAACCCCGGCCGGGTGGCGGTCGGCGCCACCGGCTGGCTCCTGGCGACCACCGCGATCTACCTCTTCAACGGGGTGGCCGACCGGCCGGAGGACGTCCGCAACGGCTCGACCCGGCCGATCGCCTCCGGCCTGCTGGCGGTGCGCACCGCGCTGACGGCGGCCGTGGCACTCGGCGCGGCCGGCCTGGCCTGCTCGCTCGCCCTCGGCCCCGGGCCGGCCGCGCTCCTCGCGCTCCACCTGCTGCTCGGCTACGCGTACTCGGGCCCGCCGTTCCCGCTGAAGCGGACGTACTACACCTGCACCGCGACCGGGCTGGCGGCCGGGCTCAACACCTACCTGGCCGGGTTCCTGGCCGGCGGGCACCGGCTGGACGGCTCGCTGCTGGTGTTCGCCGGGATGATGACGCTCTGGATGGGCGGGGTCGGCGGGGTGGCCAAGGAGTTCTCGGACATCGAGGGCGACCGCAGCGCCGGCCGGATGACCTGGCCGATCGTCTTCGGGGTGGACGGGGCGACCCGGCTGCTGCGGCTGCTGGCGGTCGGCGTGGCGCTGGCGTTCGGCGCCTTCGCCGGGCTGTTCTCCACCCGGCTGCTGTGGTGCGCGGCCACCGTCCTGGTCGGCGCGCTGGCCGTGCTGGTCACCAGCGAGGGGCTGCGCGGGCGGGTCGGACGGTCCCGGCGGCGGCGTCCGTACGTGGCCTTCATGTGGACCCAGCACGCGACCCATCTGGTGCTCGGACTCACCGTGCTGGCCGTCCCGCTGAGTTGA
- a CDS encoding sensor histidine kinase: MTTHQQVADLIERRASEIVEAYEAELRAVNNAVVHSPVSLTQALANARQIISDVVSSLRAGRVEVDRSYKLLAWDIGATRAADGVHPRESIQASSVFFHAALSTMSEYLGLGPQSLDTFTLITLSLERSITLRIRESVAAYTGLLLNKVHEAQIGERRRIARELHDRIGHGMSVTHRQLELYTLYLDTNPDRAGVKLATAQQAIQESMHNLRAVTSDLHAHEPLKSLEKALGTYLESVDSDEVAVRLRVNGDETWAPPEVLDEVFLILREGVRNALRHARASVLLVNVEITPDELQASVEDDGRGLPPERPADAGVGLFSMHERAELLNGRLLVNSRAGSGTRVDLSVPLEGRLLDDSERHQTG; encoded by the coding sequence TTGACGACTCACCAGCAGGTGGCGGACCTGATCGAACGGCGCGCGTCCGAGATCGTCGAGGCGTACGAGGCCGAGCTCCGGGCGGTCAACAACGCCGTCGTGCACAGTCCGGTCTCGTTGACGCAGGCCCTCGCCAACGCCCGGCAGATCATCTCCGACGTGGTCTCCAGCCTGCGGGCCGGCCGGGTCGAGGTGGACCGCTCGTACAAGCTGCTCGCCTGGGACATCGGCGCGACCCGCGCCGCCGACGGGGTCCACCCGAGGGAGTCCATCCAGGCCTCCTCGGTGTTCTTCCACGCCGCGCTGTCCACGATGTCCGAGTACCTGGGCCTCGGCCCCCAGTCGCTGGACACCTTCACCCTGATCACCCTCTCGCTGGAGCGCAGCATCACCCTGCGGATCCGCGAGTCGGTGGCCGCGTACACCGGCCTGCTGCTCAACAAGGTGCACGAGGCGCAGATCGGCGAGCGCCGCCGAATAGCCCGCGAGCTGCACGACCGGATCGGGCACGGCATGAGTGTGACGCACCGTCAACTCGAACTGTACACACTCTACTTGGACACCAACCCGGACCGCGCCGGGGTCAAGCTGGCGACCGCCCAGCAGGCCATCCAGGAGTCCATGCACAACCTCCGCGCGGTCACCTCCGACCTGCACGCGCACGAGCCGCTGAAGAGCCTGGAGAAGGCGCTGGGCACCTACCTGGAGTCGGTGGACTCCGACGAGGTGGCGGTCCGGCTGCGGGTGAACGGGGACGAGACCTGGGCCCCGCCGGAGGTCCTGGACGAGGTGTTCCTCATCCTCCGCGAGGGCGTCCGCAACGCCCTGCGCCACGCCAGGGCCTCGGTGCTGCTGGTGAACGTCGAGATCACCCCCGACGAGCTGCAGGCCTCGGTGGAGGACGACGGCCGCGGGCTGCCGCCGGAGCGTCCGGCCGACGCCGGGGTGGGCCTGTTCTCCATGCACGAGCGCGCCGAGCTGCTGAACGGGCGGCTCCTGGTCAACAGCCGTGCGGGCAGCGGCACCCGGGTGGACCTCTCCGTACCTCTCGAAGGACGACTCCTCGATGATTCCGAACGACACCAGACCGGCTGA
- a CDS encoding response regulator transcription factor, with the protein MIPNDTRPADPSPAAASSTSPTRVVLVDDHALVREGVREILESQDDMVVVSEAATSGDAIAQVARHRPDVVLLDVELPGGEPADTVTRMRALSPASQIIILSMYDGPQLLRRLINAGIRGYLLKSVDGQELLAAIRSVHRGSDRMVLAVSRDSLAQMQGATESVLSARELEILELVAQALSNSQISTRLVITEATVKRHLRNVFVKLGAVSRIDAVNKAIAASLIAPPHDQAGRHRAG; encoded by the coding sequence ATGATTCCGAACGACACCAGACCGGCTGACCCCTCCCCCGCCGCCGCCTCGTCCACCAGCCCCACCCGCGTCGTCCTGGTGGACGACCACGCCCTGGTCCGCGAGGGGGTGCGCGAGATCCTGGAGTCGCAGGACGACATGGTGGTGGTGAGCGAGGCCGCCACCAGCGGGGACGCCATCGCCCAGGTCGCCCGGCACCGGCCCGACGTGGTGCTGCTGGACGTCGAACTCCCCGGCGGCGAGCCCGCCGACACGGTCACCCGGATGCGGGCGCTCTCGCCGGCCTCCCAGATCATCATCCTGTCGATGTACGACGGCCCGCAGCTGCTGCGCCGGCTGATCAACGCCGGGATCCGCGGCTACCTGCTGAAGAGCGTGGACGGCCAGGAGCTGCTGGCGGCGATCCGCAGCGTGCACCGCGGCTCGGACCGGATGGTGCTGGCGGTCTCCCGGGACAGCCTGGCGCAGATGCAGGGCGCGACCGAAAGCGTGCTGTCCGCCCGGGAGTTGGAGATCCTGGAGCTGGTGGCGCAGGCACTGAGCAACAGTCAGATCTCCACCCGGCTGGTGATCACCGAGGCCACCGTGAAGCGGCACCTGCGCAACGTGTTCGTCAAGCTGGGCGCGGTCTCCCGGATCGACGCGGTGAACAAGGCGATCGCCGCCTCGCTGATCGCCCCGCCGCACGACCAGGCCGGCCGGCACCGCGCGGGCTGA
- a CDS encoding aldo/keto reductase, which translates to MQRGTWGRAVPARLGLGCLPLGGGYGRVDPARALRLVRHALDSGAALLDAAEPDAGGEVLRLVGRAVAGRRDEAVITAHSRPLTAPAADAAATPAAACDRALALLGVDHLDLFYLHPPGSPEPVEETVGAAAALVAAGKVGALGIAGVDAGQLVRAHAVHPLATVAVEYSLLDRGAERDLLPAARRLGLLVTAVRPLAGGLLAGRIAARADLGPGDARLADPRFSVERLAAVRELLTELQSTASRHDLGAARLALAWLLSRGEDVLPLPGTRDRVHLEMNLSARRIELPAPARETLTALFAPPS; encoded by the coding sequence ATGCAGCGGGGAACGTGGGGCCGTGCGGTGCCCGCACGGCTGGGGCTGGGATGCCTGCCGCTGGGCGGCGGGTACGGCCGGGTCGACCCCGCCCGGGCGCTGCGGCTGGTGCGCCACGCGCTGGACTCCGGCGCCGCCCTGCTGGACGCCGCCGAACCGGACGCCGGGGGCGAGGTCCTGCGCCTGGTCGGACGGGCCGTGGCCGGCCGCCGGGACGAGGCCGTGATCACCGCGCACAGCCGCCCGCTCACCGCCCCCGCCGCGGACGCCGCCGCCACTCCTGCCGCGGCCTGCGACCGCGCGCTCGCCCTGCTCGGGGTGGACCACCTCGACCTCTTCTACCTGCACCCGCCCGGCTCCCCGGAGCCGGTCGAGGAGACCGTGGGCGCCGCCGCGGCGCTGGTGGCCGCCGGCAAGGTCGGCGCGCTGGGCATCGCCGGGGTGGACGCCGGGCAGCTCGTCCGGGCCCACGCCGTGCACCCGCTGGCCACCGTCGCGGTGGAGTACTCGCTGCTGGACCGCGGCGCCGAGCGGGACCTGCTGCCGGCCGCCCGCCGGCTGGGCCTGCTGGTGACCGCCGTCCGGCCGCTCGCCGGCGGGCTGCTGGCGGGACGGATCGCCGCACGGGCCGACCTCGGCCCCGGCGACGCCCGGCTGGCCGACCCCCGGTTCTCCGTCGAACGGCTCGCCGCCGTACGGGAGTTGCTCACCGAGCTGCAGTCCACCGCCAGCCGGCACGACCTCGGTGCGGCCCGGCTGGCGCTGGCCTGGCTGCTCTCCCGGGGCGAGGACGTGCTGCCGCTGCCCGGCACCCGGGACCGGGTGCACCTGGAGATGAACCTCTCCGCCCGCCGGATCGAACTGCCCGCGCCGGCCCGGGAGACGCTCACCGCGCTGTTCGCGCCGCCGTCCTAG
- a CDS encoding 4'-phosphopantetheinyl transferase family protein encodes MIETIVGPSVVSVDTCDDVLDGMLFPEEEAAVAQAVPKRRQEYTTARVCARRAMARLGLPAAPVISGLRGEPLWPTGVVGSITHCAGYRGAVLGRLSGVATVGIDAEPNAELTEGVLEAISLPGERIWIRELAARAPEVSWDRLLFSAKESVYKAWFPLARCWLDFDDALITADPANGTFTARLLIPGPTLHGVAVTGFTGRWMVRDGLILTAIVVDAERPDRARPAGLLG; translated from the coding sequence ATGATCGAGACGATTGTGGGCCCGTCTGTGGTGTCCGTGGACACCTGCGACGACGTCCTGGACGGCATGCTCTTCCCCGAGGAGGAGGCCGCCGTCGCCCAGGCCGTGCCCAAGCGCCGCCAGGAGTACACCACCGCGCGGGTCTGCGCCCGCCGGGCGATGGCCCGGCTCGGCCTGCCGGCCGCCCCGGTGATCTCCGGGCTGCGCGGGGAACCGCTGTGGCCGACCGGGGTGGTGGGGAGCATCACGCACTGCGCCGGCTACCGGGGCGCGGTGCTCGGGCGGCTGTCCGGCGTGGCCACCGTCGGGATCGACGCCGAGCCCAACGCCGAGCTGACCGAGGGCGTGCTGGAGGCGATCTCACTGCCCGGCGAGCGGATCTGGATCCGCGAACTGGCCGCCCGGGCCCCGGAGGTGTCCTGGGACCGGCTGCTCTTCAGCGCCAAGGAGTCGGTGTACAAGGCGTGGTTCCCGCTGGCCCGCTGCTGGCTGGACTTCGACGACGCGCTGATCACCGCCGACCCGGCCAACGGCACCTTCACCGCCCGCCTGCTGATCCCCGGCCCGACCCTGCACGGCGTCGCGGTCACCGGGTTCACCGGCCGCTGGATGGTCCGTGACGGGCTGATCCTCACCGCCATCGTCGTCGACGCCGAACGCCCCGACCGCGCCAGGCCCGCCGGCCTCCTGGGCTGA